A genomic segment from Sandaracinaceae bacterium encodes:
- a CDS encoding tetratricopeptide repeat protein yields the protein MSPGLAHLSLALWLCAAPLAAQSAGGDEADEPSAHAADDARAREADDARARELYVLGDEFYANGRYEAAEEAFAEAYRLSGRPLLLFNLANAQERSGRWREAAENLRRYRASAPPSEYAALDARLGALVRRIAERDAESLNEPVVVVQHESSDLPRGTPPSFPPRAPLRPERLLLPTAGTLGVVTFVLALRVRAARDDVRAACVSHSGQRLCLPEARRPIAQDRRLSLATDLLAVATLTTTALGLWQLVRSRRAPSVDDRTLRVGASRTGFQLSLEGAF from the coding sequence ATGTCTCCCGGTCTGGCGCACCTGTCCCTCGCGCTCTGGTTGTGCGCTGCGCCGCTTGCCGCGCAGTCAGCGGGCGGCGATGAGGCGGACGAACCCTCGGCCCACGCTGCAGACGACGCCCGGGCGCGAGAAGCGGACGACGCCCGGGCGCGCGAGCTGTACGTCCTGGGCGACGAGTTCTACGCCAACGGTCGCTACGAGGCGGCCGAGGAAGCGTTCGCGGAGGCGTATCGCTTGTCGGGGCGTCCGCTCTTGCTGTTCAACTTGGCGAACGCCCAGGAGCGCAGCGGGCGCTGGCGCGAGGCGGCCGAGAACCTCCGTCGCTATCGCGCCAGCGCGCCACCGTCCGAGTACGCGGCGCTCGACGCGCGCCTCGGGGCGCTCGTGCGGCGCATCGCGGAGCGGGACGCGGAGAGCCTGAACGAGCCTGTCGTGGTCGTGCAGCACGAATCCTCGGACTTGCCGCGAGGCACACCGCCGTCCTTCCCCCCGCGGGCGCCGCTCCGACCCGAGCGCCTGCTGCTCCCCACAGCGGGTACCCTCGGCGTCGTGACGTTCGTCCTCGCACTCCGCGTGCGAGCAGCGCGCGACGACGTACGGGCGGCGTGCGTGAGTCACTCCGGGCAGCGCCTCTGTCTCCCCGAGGCCCGTCGTCCCATCGCTCAGGACAGGCGGCTCAGCCTCGCGACGGACCTGCTCGCCGTCGCCACGCTCACCACCACGGCGCTCGGCCTGTGGCAACTGGTGCGCTCGCGGCGCGCCCCATCGGTGGACGACCGCACGCTGCGGGTCGGCGCGTCGCGGACGGGTTTCCAGCTCTCACTCGAGGGGGCGTTTTGA
- the alaS gene encoding alanine--tRNA ligase, which yields MPKTSREIRNAFLDFFAERGHERMASGPLVPANDPTLMFANAGMVPFKDVFTGKDIRPYKRATSSQKCIRISGKHNDLENVGVTARHHTFFEMLGNFSFGDYFKREAIQYAWTFFIDVLKLDPARMVVTVFGGEDGLAPADDEAAAIWKDVTGFPDERIIRCGAADNFWQMGDTGPCGPCSEIHYCLGTDEVDPRKFGEEPTPDGRGWFELWNLVFMQFDRQSDGRLVPLPAPSIDTGAGLERVCVVAQDVLSNYDTDLLRPVVDLASTISGKRYTASQGEDDVSMRVIADHARTTAFLISEGIFPDRVGRPYVLRRVMRRAIRHGHRLGIGEPFLHECALRVVEDMGDMYPQLRERRDLIADITRQEEERFRATLKRGLDLLDTNSDWAQVGGQKTLPGATVFKLYDTFGFPVDLQEVIGRENGFGIDQAGFDAEMAAAKKRSQGGKLNDSEAVSKVYHDVANTHGQTEFVGYAHEATKARVLALVNSGELASVLGTVDPAVIDALEESDAPPQAVVLDRTPFYAEKGGQVGDQGELRVGDAVFVVTDTRAPVDGLHVHVGYLKSGALKVGDEVEAALDVELRNATRRNHSATHLLHWALREVVGPTATQKGSLVGPYRLRFDFSATRPLTPGELGRIEDLVNGAVLANEAITTDELAMDAAKAAGAIGIFEEKYGDVVRMLRIGPSLELCGGTHARRTGDIGLFKILSESGLAAGVRRIEATTGLNALAHLRDLTGELDAAGALLKASPLLVADKVKKLMDGERELRREIERLKQQLMQGGAGDLSASARDMGGVNVLGAVVPLGDPKALRELADQLRDKLAPSVILLGSPTADGQKALLACSVSKDAIGRAKAGDVVKHAAAIVGGGGGGRPDFAQAGGSDPSKLDEAVASVFALMG from the coding sequence GTGCCCAAGACTTCCCGAGAGATCCGCAACGCCTTCCTGGACTTCTTCGCCGAGCGCGGCCACGAGCGCATGGCCTCCGGCCCGCTGGTGCCCGCCAACGACCCGACGCTGATGTTCGCCAACGCCGGCATGGTGCCGTTCAAGGACGTCTTCACCGGCAAGGACATCCGCCCGTACAAGCGCGCCACCTCGTCCCAGAAGTGCATCCGCATCAGCGGCAAGCACAACGACCTCGAGAACGTGGGCGTGACCGCCCGGCACCACACCTTCTTCGAGATGCTGGGCAATTTCTCGTTCGGCGACTACTTCAAGCGCGAGGCCATCCAGTACGCGTGGACGTTCTTCATCGACGTGCTGAAGCTGGACCCGGCGCGCATGGTGGTGACCGTCTTCGGCGGCGAGGACGGCCTGGCGCCGGCCGACGACGAGGCCGCGGCCATCTGGAAGGACGTCACGGGCTTCCCGGACGAGCGCATCATCCGCTGCGGCGCGGCCGACAACTTCTGGCAGATGGGTGACACCGGCCCTTGCGGCCCCTGCAGCGAGATCCACTACTGCCTCGGCACGGACGAGGTGGACCCGCGCAAGTTCGGCGAGGAGCCCACGCCCGACGGACGCGGCTGGTTCGAGCTGTGGAACCTGGTCTTCATGCAGTTCGACCGCCAGAGCGACGGGCGCCTGGTGCCGCTCCCGGCGCCCAGCATCGACACGGGCGCGGGGCTCGAGCGCGTGTGCGTGGTCGCGCAGGACGTGCTCAGCAACTACGACACGGACCTGCTGCGCCCCGTCGTGGACCTGGCCTCGACCATCAGCGGCAAGCGCTACACCGCGTCGCAGGGAGAGGACGACGTGTCCATGCGCGTCATCGCGGACCACGCGCGCACGACGGCGTTCCTCATCTCGGAGGGCATCTTCCCGGACCGCGTGGGGCGCCCGTACGTGCTGCGTCGCGTGATGCGCCGCGCCATCCGCCACGGCCACCGGCTGGGCATCGGCGAGCCCTTCCTGCACGAGTGCGCGCTGCGCGTGGTCGAGGACATGGGCGACATGTACCCGCAGCTGCGCGAGCGACGCGACCTGATCGCGGACATCACGCGCCAGGAGGAAGAGCGCTTCCGCGCGACGCTGAAGCGTGGCCTGGATCTGCTCGACACCAACAGCGACTGGGCGCAGGTCGGGGGCCAGAAGACGCTGCCGGGTGCGACGGTCTTCAAGCTCTACGACACCTTCGGCTTCCCGGTGGACCTGCAGGAGGTCATCGGTCGCGAGAACGGCTTCGGCATCGACCAGGCGGGCTTCGACGCCGAGATGGCCGCCGCCAAGAAGCGCAGCCAGGGCGGCAAGCTCAACGACAGCGAGGCCGTGAGCAAGGTCTACCACGACGTCGCCAACACCCATGGGCAGACCGAGTTCGTGGGCTACGCGCACGAGGCGACCAAGGCGCGCGTGTTGGCACTGGTGAACTCGGGCGAGCTGGCCAGCGTGCTCGGCACCGTGGACCCCGCCGTCATCGACGCCCTCGAAGAGAGCGACGCGCCCCCGCAGGCCGTGGTGCTGGACAGGACGCCCTTCTACGCCGAGAAGGGCGGGCAGGTGGGCGACCAGGGCGAGCTGCGCGTGGGCGACGCGGTGTTCGTCGTGACCGATACGCGCGCGCCGGTGGACGGGCTGCACGTGCACGTGGGCTACCTCAAGAGCGGCGCGCTGAAGGTCGGCGACGAAGTGGAGGCGGCGCTCGACGTGGAGCTGCGCAACGCTACTCGCCGGAACCACAGCGCCACGCACCTGCTGCACTGGGCGCTGCGCGAGGTGGTCGGGCCGACGGCCACGCAGAAGGGCTCGCTCGTGGGCCCCTACCGCCTGCGCTTCGACTTCAGCGCCACGCGTCCGCTGACGCCCGGCGAGCTGGGCCGCATCGAGGACCTGGTCAACGGCGCCGTGCTCGCCAACGAGGCCATCACCACCGACGAGCTGGCCATGGACGCGGCGAAGGCGGCGGGGGCCATCGGCATCTTCGAGGAGAAGTACGGCGACGTGGTGCGCATGCTGCGCATCGGCCCCTCCCTCGAGCTGTGCGGTGGCACGCACGCGCGGCGCACGGGCGACATCGGGCTGTTCAAGATCCTGAGCGAGAGCGGGTTGGCGGCAGGCGTCCGGCGCATCGAGGCCACCACGGGCCTCAACGCGCTTGCGCACCTGCGCGACCTGACGGGCGAGCTGGACGCGGCGGGCGCGCTGCTCAAGGCGTCGCCGCTGCTGGTGGCCGACAAGGTCAAGAAGCTGATGGACGGCGAGCGTGAGCTGCGCCGCGAGATCGAGCGCCTCAAGCAGCAGCTCATGCAGGGCGGCGCGGGCGACCTGAGCGCCTCGGCGCGCGACATGGGCGGCGTCAACGTGCTCGGCGCGGTGGTGCCCCTCGGCGATCCCAAGGCGCTGCGCGAGCTGGCGGACCAGCTGCGCGACAAGCTGGCCCCCTCGGTCATCCTGCTGGGCTCGCCCACGGCCGATGGCCAGAAGGCTCTGCTCGCGTGCTCGGTGAGCAAGGACGCCATCGGTCGCGCCAAGGCCGGCGACGTGGTCAAGCACGCGGCGGCCATCGTGGGCGGCGGAGGTGGCGGGCGCCCCGACTTCGCGCAGGCGGGTGGCTCCGATCCGAGCAAGCTCGACGAAGCGGTGGCCTCCGTCTTCGCGCTCATGGGATAG
- the pcnB gene encoding polynucleotide adenylyltransferase PcnB → MNEAAPPKPAAADGAPDAPAQDPSGERQGAEPRPRKRARRPSERPQSDRPEGDRPADDHAEGARPKSDTPPRASRVRATQRVDRATADEPEGTSPSSADDGGPANEETSGARKRRERRANKRKLKPRGSGEAANDDAHPRQPEGQRPVKAARGHAEETNGTSRGAHASDGARDDGRDRGRGRRERARDRDEEEADHEPVERPASLRGIGADEDEPEPAVYEVRFPDEAMDQDAVKVLLRLSQHGYQAYLVGGGVRDLLLGKSPKDFDVATSARPQDVRRIFRNCRVIGRRFRLAHVLFSGGKIIEVATFRRDHGQRIDRVPADLARRWPLVSDYEPTRLVPSASADDIRPDEDLLIVTDNVFGEPFEDAIRRDFTINGLFYDIEHEEVIDYVGGMADVERHLLRMIGDPIVRFREDPVRILRAIKFSARLDLGIAADVLDAIQAYRGELSRAAKPRILEEIFRLLRGGAAHRSFYLAWDLGVLAEILPELAGYLDDRAPDADLTWRRLSAVDARVASGETLSEAVMVSALLLGPLNEALDGARNQAAAFEWFMEEVAERIAMPRRLKDRIRLITGSQGRLRSGKLGAIQTRDFFAEAATLYAIDCVAREQPVPEWAIDPPYIAPEEEPPRRRRRRRRG, encoded by the coding sequence ATGAACGAAGCCGCCCCACCCAAGCCCGCTGCGGCGGACGGTGCGCCGGACGCTCCCGCGCAGGACCCGAGCGGCGAGCGGCAGGGCGCCGAGCCCCGCCCGCGGAAGCGTGCGCGCCGCCCAAGCGAGCGTCCCCAGAGTGATCGACCGGAAGGTGATCGCCCCGCCGACGACCACGCGGAGGGCGCGCGACCGAAGAGCGACACCCCACCCCGCGCGTCGCGGGTCCGCGCCACCCAGAGGGTTGACCGCGCCACCGCCGACGAGCCCGAGGGGACGAGCCCCTCGTCGGCGGACGACGGAGGACCAGCCAACGAAGAGACGAGCGGAGCGCGCAAGCGCCGCGAGCGGCGGGCCAACAAGCGCAAGCTCAAGCCACGCGGCAGCGGCGAGGCGGCGAACGACGACGCCCATCCGCGTCAGCCCGAGGGTCAGCGCCCGGTCAAGGCGGCGCGTGGGCACGCGGAAGAGACCAACGGGACCTCACGGGGCGCGCACGCGTCCGACGGGGCGCGAGACGACGGGCGCGACCGAGGTCGTGGCCGCCGCGAACGCGCACGGGACCGGGACGAGGAAGAGGCCGATCACGAGCCTGTCGAGCGTCCGGCGAGCCTGCGCGGCATCGGAGCCGACGAGGACGAGCCCGAGCCCGCCGTGTACGAGGTGCGCTTCCCAGACGAGGCCATGGATCAGGACGCCGTGAAGGTCCTCCTGCGGCTGTCACAGCACGGCTACCAGGCGTACTTGGTCGGCGGCGGCGTGCGCGACCTCCTGCTGGGCAAGTCGCCGAAGGACTTCGACGTGGCCACCAGCGCGCGGCCCCAGGACGTGCGCCGCATCTTCCGTAACTGCCGCGTCATCGGTCGCCGCTTCCGCTTGGCGCACGTGCTCTTCTCGGGGGGCAAGATCATCGAAGTGGCCACGTTCCGGCGCGATCACGGGCAGCGCATCGACCGCGTGCCCGCCGACCTCGCGCGCCGCTGGCCGCTGGTGTCGGACTACGAACCCACGCGCCTCGTGCCAAGCGCCAGCGCCGACGACATCCGGCCGGACGAGGACCTCCTGATCGTCACGGACAACGTCTTCGGCGAGCCGTTCGAAGACGCCATCCGGCGCGACTTCACCATCAACGGCCTGTTCTACGACATCGAGCACGAGGAGGTGATCGACTACGTGGGCGGGATGGCCGACGTCGAGCGGCACCTGCTGCGCATGATCGGCGACCCCATCGTGCGGTTCCGCGAAGACCCCGTGCGCATCCTGCGTGCCATCAAGTTCAGCGCGCGCTTGGACCTGGGCATCGCGGCGGACGTGCTGGACGCCATCCAGGCCTACCGCGGAGAGCTGTCGCGCGCGGCCAAGCCACGCATCCTCGAGGAGATCTTCCGCCTCCTGCGCGGAGGCGCGGCGCATCGCTCGTTCTACCTGGCTTGGGACCTCGGCGTGCTCGCCGAGATCCTCCCCGAGCTGGCGGGCTACCTGGACGACAGGGCGCCGGACGCGGACCTCACCTGGCGGCGGCTCTCGGCCGTGGACGCGCGCGTCGCGAGCGGGGAGACGCTCAGCGAGGCGGTGATGGTGTCAGCGCTGTTGCTCGGCCCGCTCAACGAGGCGCTGGACGGCGCCCGCAACCAGGCAGCCGCGTTCGAGTGGTTCATGGAGGAGGTCGCCGAGCGCATCGCGATGCCGCGGCGCCTGAAAGACCGGATCCGATTGATCACGGGCAGCCAGGGCCGCCTGCGTTCGGGCAAGCTCGGCGCCATCCAGACGCGCGACTTCTTCGCGGAGGCCGCCACGCTCTACGCCATCGACTGCGTCGCGCGCGAGCAGCCCGTCCCCGAGTGGGCCATCGATCCGCCGTACATCGCGCCGGAGGAGGAGCCGCCGCGCCGCCGCCGTCGTCGCCGGCGCGGATAG
- a CDS encoding protein kinase: MSARETSANIRATLASLDTGTLVKAWRAHGIKPEDLVPDERGTVGRPSLDTSLTHDALRSGELDALGDPDEGGVVQGAVIGSGGMGVVREGTQVVLRRAVAVKQVHPDASPERELRLAAFLREAWVSANLEHPNIIPVHALCSDRGDPLLVMKRVDGVSLRALLEDPELLQAYGGDPRDPLLFHLRVLTRVCRAVHFAHSQGVLHLDLKPDNVMVGRHGEVYLLDWGLATGFRADSAPFLPLARDVETVVGTPGYLSPEQAAGLGSVFAPETDIFLLGATLHRVVTGVAPNRGDTLVDTLQQAYECAPRAYAGSVPRELQAILQRAMARSLDERYGSAEELRLALEHFIEHRDVNDLLDESLRRLALLTDDLPRPASDAESQHAMRRVENECRFGLDEALLRWPENPRAREAQHALARVSVRRALRAGDWRAAAAALERLPVPDMDLLDQVEAARDQEQAMARERAMLEDLGSHEDMLRYANVRSNVAAFVAVGWGIWFFVVGAVVRSGAFPLTYTALLTNVGLTWLIYGGVIWTVRRTLHATQIDRRVVWLLAVCFVGAGIVWLFAMLLGLPPMHAVALSSSVYVFFFIATATVIDRRLAFVAPLLAPAAMLPFVDVAHVFEWQGAYVLLGGNALSLIWRRDARLARAGQARHGTAR, from the coding sequence ATGAGCGCGCGTGAGACCAGCGCCAACATCCGCGCCACGCTCGCCTCGCTGGACACGGGCACGCTCGTGAAGGCGTGGCGCGCGCATGGCATCAAGCCGGAAGACTTGGTGCCCGACGAGCGCGGCACGGTCGGACGCCCCAGCCTGGATACGTCGCTTACACACGACGCGCTGCGCAGCGGCGAGCTGGACGCTCTCGGCGACCCCGACGAGGGCGGCGTGGTGCAGGGAGCCGTGATCGGCAGCGGCGGGATGGGTGTGGTGCGCGAGGGAACTCAGGTGGTCTTGCGTCGCGCGGTGGCCGTGAAGCAGGTGCACCCCGACGCGTCGCCCGAGCGTGAGCTGCGCCTCGCGGCGTTCCTGCGGGAGGCCTGGGTCAGCGCAAACCTGGAGCACCCCAACATCATCCCCGTACACGCGCTGTGCAGCGATCGGGGTGACCCACTGCTGGTCATGAAGCGGGTGGATGGTGTGTCACTGCGCGCGCTCTTGGAGGACCCCGAGCTGCTGCAGGCCTACGGCGGCGATCCGCGGGACCCGCTCCTGTTCCACCTGCGCGTCCTCACGCGCGTCTGTCGTGCCGTACACTTCGCGCACTCGCAGGGTGTGCTGCACCTCGACCTCAAGCCAGACAACGTGATGGTGGGGCGGCACGGCGAGGTATATCTGCTGGACTGGGGGCTCGCGACGGGGTTCCGAGCGGACTCGGCGCCCTTCCTGCCGCTCGCGCGGGACGTCGAGACCGTCGTCGGGACCCCGGGCTATCTCTCGCCAGAGCAGGCTGCAGGGCTCGGAAGCGTCTTCGCCCCGGAGACCGACATCTTCTTGCTCGGGGCCACGCTCCACCGCGTGGTGACCGGCGTGGCACCCAACCGCGGAGACACGCTCGTGGACACCCTCCAGCAGGCCTACGAGTGCGCGCCGCGGGCCTACGCTGGCAGCGTACCGCGGGAACTCCAAGCGATCCTGCAGCGCGCGATGGCGCGCTCGTTGGACGAGCGCTACGGCAGCGCCGAGGAGCTGCGCCTCGCTCTCGAGCACTTCATCGAGCACCGCGACGTGAACGACCTGCTGGACGAGTCGCTGCGGCGCCTCGCGCTGTTGACGGACGATCTCCCGCGCCCTGCGAGCGACGCGGAGAGTCAGCACGCCATGCGACGTGTGGAGAACGAGTGCCGCTTCGGGCTCGACGAGGCGCTTCTTCGCTGGCCCGAGAACCCCCGGGCGCGCGAGGCCCAGCATGCGCTCGCCCGGGTCAGCGTGCGTCGGGCCCTGCGCGCTGGAGACTGGCGTGCCGCCGCAGCCGCCCTGGAGCGACTGCCCGTTCCTGACATGGACCTGCTCGACCAAGTCGAGGCGGCGCGGGACCAGGAGCAGGCCATGGCGCGGGAGCGAGCCATGTTGGAGGATCTCGGGTCGCACGAGGACATGCTGCGCTACGCCAACGTGCGCTCGAACGTCGCCGCGTTCGTGGCGGTCGGCTGGGGCATCTGGTTCTTCGTGGTCGGCGCCGTGGTGCGCTCGGGTGCCTTCCCCCTCACGTACACCGCGCTGCTCACCAACGTCGGGCTGACCTGGCTCATCTACGGGGGCGTCATCTGGACCGTCCGCCGCACCCTGCACGCCACGCAGATCGACCGACGCGTGGTTTGGTTGCTTGCGGTGTGCTTCGTGGGCGCGGGGATCGTGTGGTTGTTCGCCATGCTGCTCGGCCTGCCGCCCATGCACGCGGTCGCGCTGAGTTCGTCCGTCTACGTGTTCTTCTTCATCGCGACGGCCACCGTCATCGACCGGCGTTTGGCGTTCGTCGCCCCGCTGCTGGCGCCCGCGGCCATGCTCCCCTTCGTGGACGTGGCGCACGTGTTCGAGTGGCAGGGCGCCTACGTGCTGCTGGGCGGCAACGCGCTGAGCCTCATCTGGCGCCGCGACGCGCGCCTCGCCCGCGCGGGTCAGGCCCGGCACGGCACGGCGCGCTGA
- a CDS encoding serine/threonine protein kinase, translating into MTRDASEADLFAGSTVEPTLAARWRELTIGAQRGDLDATLGRVHDELPPDALSGVPEGVVSLGEPIARGGMGEVRHGLQHRLRREVAVKRALRENAVSGRGAMLREAWVAASLEHPNILPIHTLAREGDEPLIVMKRVEGRVWGDILEDEHDPDAPGQRARRPSLDAVGERWVPSLHVLIEVCRAVHFAHTRGVLHLDIKPDNVMVGAHGEVVLLDWGLATAFDPERAPPFLRSRESIDGVCGTPGYLSPEQAEGVGAALTPATDVYLLGAVLYQVLTGELLHPGPVVASLLSSHKAAPPTLGDHIPAELREVALRALARDPADRYPDVESLRQALEAFLTHRPALTLTARGDALRETLLDGALASDDLDVEVRIDACRFAYQQALRLWPESPAAARGLARLCEWLLERAEQRIDVQAGRAAVQDHPTPSPALAARVTALERAAEEDVVRLESLRALSADENADTHRRVRIGLAGGGGLLWLFWNLCAGALDRSGVLPLTHGALIANVSVAALLFFAFLAAGGHRSLTSTAVNRRAMTVILATFGQTLVLWIGAWLLDVPPRSAAALAGAAYVLAALTVAAILDARTWWVAFVMMVPATVGAMHPAYVFEATAALGPLGGTGLAYLWWKPSAAETTA; encoded by the coding sequence ATGACCCGCGACGCGTCCGAAGCCGACCTGTTCGCAGGTAGCACGGTCGAGCCGACCCTCGCGGCACGCTGGCGCGAGCTGACCATCGGCGCTCAGCGGGGCGATCTGGACGCGACCCTCGGGCGCGTCCACGACGAGCTTCCCCCGGATGCCCTCTCAGGGGTGCCGGAGGGCGTGGTGTCGCTCGGCGAGCCCATCGCCCGCGGCGGGATGGGCGAGGTCCGGCACGGCCTGCAGCACCGCTTGCGACGCGAGGTGGCGGTCAAGCGTGCCCTGCGCGAGAACGCCGTCAGCGGCCGTGGCGCCATGCTCCGTGAGGCCTGGGTGGCCGCGTCGCTCGAGCACCCAAACATCCTGCCCATCCACACCCTCGCGCGTGAAGGGGACGAGCCCCTGATCGTCATGAAGCGCGTGGAGGGCCGCGTATGGGGCGACATCCTCGAGGACGAGCACGACCCGGACGCACCGGGGCAACGTGCGCGGCGACCGTCGCTGGACGCCGTCGGCGAGCGTTGGGTCCCGTCGTTGCACGTGCTGATCGAGGTCTGCCGCGCCGTGCACTTCGCCCACACACGCGGCGTGCTGCACCTGGACATCAAGCCCGACAACGTAATGGTGGGCGCGCACGGCGAGGTGGTGTTGCTCGACTGGGGCCTCGCCACGGCCTTCGACCCCGAGCGCGCGCCGCCGTTCTTGCGCTCGCGCGAGAGCATCGACGGCGTGTGTGGGACACCGGGCTACCTCTCCCCCGAGCAGGCCGAGGGGGTGGGCGCGGCGCTGACACCCGCGACTGACGTGTACTTGCTCGGCGCGGTGCTCTATCAGGTTCTGACGGGGGAGCTGCTGCACCCGGGGCCCGTCGTGGCGTCGCTGCTGAGTTCGCACAAAGCAGCCCCGCCGACCCTGGGCGATCACATCCCCGCCGAGCTACGTGAGGTCGCGCTACGGGCCCTCGCGCGCGACCCGGCGGACCGCTACCCGGACGTGGAGAGCTTGCGGCAAGCGCTCGAGGCGTTCCTCACACATCGCCCGGCGCTGACGCTGACGGCCCGTGGAGACGCGCTGCGGGAAACGCTGCTCGACGGGGCGCTCGCCAGCGACGACCTCGACGTGGAGGTGCGCATCGACGCGTGCCGCTTCGCGTACCAGCAGGCGCTCCGTCTGTGGCCGGAGTCGCCCGCCGCCGCTCGCGGGCTCGCTCGCTTGTGCGAGTGGCTGTTGGAGCGCGCCGAGCAGCGCATCGACGTTCAGGCGGGCCGCGCCGCGGTGCAGGACCACCCCACCCCGAGCCCCGCCCTCGCGGCGCGGGTGACCGCGCTCGAGCGGGCCGCAGAAGAGGACGTGGTGCGGCTCGAGAGCCTCCGGGCCCTTTCCGCCGACGAGAACGCGGACACCCACCGGCGCGTGCGCATCGGTCTCGCGGGTGGCGGTGGGTTGCTGTGGCTCTTCTGGAACCTGTGCGCGGGGGCGCTCGACCGCAGCGGGGTGCTCCCGCTCACGCACGGCGCGCTCATCGCGAACGTCAGCGTGGCCGCGCTGTTGTTCTTCGCGTTCCTCGCGGCTGGAGGGCATCGCTCGTTGACCAGCACCGCCGTGAACCGGCGGGCCATGACGGTCATCCTCGCCACGTTCGGGCAGACGCTCGTGCTGTGGATCGGCGCGTGGTTACTGGACGTCCCTCCGCGCTCTGCGGCGGCCCTGGCGGGGGCGGCCTATGTCCTCGCGGCCCTGACCGTCGCGGCCATCCTGGACGCGCGCACGTGGTGGGTGGCGTTCGTCATGATGGTCCCCGCGACCGTGGGCGCGATGCACCCGGCGTACGTATTCGAGGCGACGGCCGCCCTCGGTCCGCTGGGCGGCACGGGGCTCGCTTACCTCTGGTGGAAGCCGAGCGCCGCGGAGACCACCGCATGA